A region from the Enterobacter roggenkampii genome encodes:
- the gcvT gene encoding glycine cleavage system aminomethyltransferase GcvT, which yields MAQQTPLYEQHVLCGARMVDFHGWMMPLHYGSQIDEHHAVRTDAGMFDVSHMTIVDLRGSRTREFLRYLLANDVAKLKTPGKALYTGMLNASGGVIDDLIVYYFTEDFFRLVVNSATREKDLSWITQHAEPYAIDITVRDDLSLIAVQGPNAQAKAASLFNDEQRKATEGMKPFFGVQAGDLFIATTGYTGEAGYEIAMPNEKAADFWRALVEAGVKPAGLGARDTLRLEAGMNLYGQEMDEGVSPLAANMGWTIAWEPADRDFIGREALEMQREKGTEQLVGLVMKEKGVLRGELPVRFTDADGNPREGVITSGTFSPTLGYSIALARVPAGIGETAVVQIRNREMPVNVTKPIFVRAGKPVA from the coding sequence ATGGCTCAACAGACTCCTTTGTACGAACAACACGTGTTATGCGGCGCCCGCATGGTGGACTTCCACGGCTGGATGATGCCGCTGCACTACGGCTCGCAGATTGATGAGCACCACGCGGTGCGCACCGATGCCGGTATGTTCGACGTGTCCCACATGACGATTGTCGATCTGCGCGGTAGCCGCACCCGGGAGTTTTTGCGTTATCTGCTGGCAAACGACGTCGCCAAACTGAAGACGCCGGGTAAAGCGCTCTATACCGGCATGCTGAATGCCTCGGGCGGCGTGATTGATGACCTTATCGTCTACTACTTCACCGAAGATTTCTTCCGCCTCGTTGTAAACTCCGCCACCCGCGAAAAAGACCTCTCCTGGATCACCCAACACGCCGAACCGTATGCCATCGACATCACCGTCCGTGATGACCTGTCGCTGATCGCCGTGCAGGGGCCTAACGCGCAGGCGAAAGCCGCGTCTCTGTTCAACGATGAGCAACGTAAAGCCACCGAAGGCATGAAGCCGTTCTTCGGCGTGCAGGCGGGGGATCTGTTTATCGCCACCACCGGCTACACCGGTGAAGCGGGCTACGAAATTGCGATGCCGAACGAAAAGGCCGCTGATTTCTGGCGTGCGCTGGTGGAGGCGGGCGTGAAGCCTGCGGGCCTGGGCGCGCGCGATACGCTGCGTCTGGAAGCGGGCATGAACCTCTACGGTCAGGAGATGGACGAAGGCGTCTCTCCGCTGGCCGCCAACATGGGCTGGACCATCGCGTGGGAACCGGCTGACCGTGACTTTATTGGCCGTGAAGCGCTGGAGATGCAGCGCGAGAAGGGCACTGAACAGCTGGTTGGCCTGGTGATGAAGGAAAAAGGCGTACTGCGCGGCGAGCTGCCTGTACGTTTTACCGATGCTGACGGCAATCCTCGCGAAGGCGTGATCACCAGCGGAACCTTCTCACCGACGCTGGGCTACAGTATTGCACTGGCACGCGTGCCGGCGGGCATTGGCGAAACGGCGGTGGTGCAAATCCGCAACCGCGAAATGCCGGTCAACGTGACCAAACCGATTTTTGTTCGCGCCGGTAAGCCGGTCGCCTAA
- the gcvP gene encoding aminomethyl-transferring glycine dehydrogenase, with amino-acid sequence MTQTLSQLENRGAFIERHIGPDAQQQQEMLKTVGADSLNALIGQIVPKDIQLATPPQVGEATTEFAALAELKAIAGLNKRYKSYIGMGYTNVQLPPVILRNMLENPGWYTAYTPYQPEVSQGRLEALLNFQQVTLDLTGMDIASASLLDEATAAAEAMAMAKRVSKLKNANRFFVAADVHPQTLDVVRTRAETFGFDVIVDDADKVLDHQDVFGVLLQQVGTTGEVHDYGALIAELKSRKVVVSVAADFMALVLLTAPGKQGADIVFGSAQRFGVPMGYGGPHAAFFGAKDEFKRSMPGRIIGVSKDAAGNTALRMAMQTREQHIRREKANSNICTSQVLLANIASLYAVFHGPAGLKRIASRIHRLADILACGLQQKGLKLRHAHYFDTLCVDVADKAAVLARADAAKINLRSDIHNAVGITLDESTTRDDILNLFSVLLGDAHGLDIDALDKEVALDSRSIQDSMLRNDAILTHPVFNRYHSETEMMRYMHSLERKDLALNQAMIPLGSCTMKLNAAAEMIPITWPEFSELHPFCPPEQAEGYHVMINQLSDWLVKLTGYDALCMQPNSGAQGEYAGLLAIRHYHESRNEGHRDICLIPSSAHGTNPASAQMAGMEVVVVACDKNGNIDLADLRAKAEQAGDKLSCIMVTYPSTHGVYEETIREVCEVVHQFGGQVYLDGANMNAQVGITSPGFIGADVSHLNLHKTFCIPHGGGGPGMGPIGVKAHLAPFVPGHSVVQIEGMLTRQGAVSAAPFGSASILPISWMYIRMMGAEGLKQASQVAILNANYIATRLKSAYPVLYTGRDGRVAHECILDIRPLKEQTGISELDIAKRLIDYGFHAPTMSFPVAGTLMVEPTESESKAELDRFIDAMLAIRMEIDRVQDGEWTLEDNPLVNAPHTQHELVAEWNHGYSRELAVFPAGVANKYWPTVKRLDDVYGDRNLFCSCVPMSEYQ; translated from the coding sequence ATGACACAGACTTTAAGCCAGCTTGAAAACCGTGGCGCCTTCATTGAACGTCACATTGGGCCGGATGCTCAGCAACAGCAGGAGATGCTGAAGACGGTTGGCGCGGATTCATTAAACGCACTGATCGGCCAGATTGTGCCAAAAGACATCCAGCTAGCCACGCCGCCTCAGGTGGGGGAAGCCACCACGGAGTTCGCCGCGCTGGCGGAGCTGAAGGCTATCGCCGGCCTGAACAAGCGCTATAAGTCTTACATTGGCATGGGCTACACCAACGTGCAGTTGCCGCCGGTGATCCTGCGCAACATGCTGGAAAACCCGGGCTGGTACACCGCCTATACGCCGTATCAGCCAGAAGTGTCCCAGGGTCGCCTGGAAGCGCTGCTGAACTTCCAGCAGGTAACGCTGGATCTGACCGGTATGGATATCGCCTCCGCGTCTCTGCTCGATGAAGCGACCGCCGCCGCCGAAGCGATGGCGATGGCGAAGCGCGTGAGCAAGCTGAAAAATGCCAACCGCTTCTTCGTGGCGGCGGACGTGCATCCGCAGACGCTGGACGTGGTGCGCACACGTGCGGAAACCTTCGGCTTTGACGTGATCGTCGATGACGCTGACAAAGTGCTGGATCACCAGGACGTCTTCGGCGTGCTGCTGCAGCAGGTGGGCACCACCGGTGAAGTTCACGACTACGGCGCGCTGATTGCCGAGCTGAAATCCCGCAAGGTGGTTGTGAGCGTTGCCGCCGATTTTATGGCGCTGGTGCTGCTGACGGCGCCGGGCAAACAGGGCGCGGATATCGTATTCGGCTCTGCGCAGCGCTTCGGCGTACCGATGGGCTACGGCGGCCCGCACGCGGCGTTCTTCGGCGCGAAAGATGAATTCAAACGTTCCATGCCTGGCCGTATTATCGGCGTCTCCAAAGACGCTGCCGGTAATACCGCGCTGCGCATGGCGATGCAGACCCGCGAGCAGCATATCCGCCGCGAGAAAGCGAACTCCAATATCTGTACCTCACAGGTGCTGCTGGCTAACATCGCCAGCCTGTACGCCGTGTTCCACGGCCCGGCTGGTCTGAAACGCATTGCCAGCCGCATTCATCGCCTGGCCGATATCCTGGCCTGCGGCCTGCAGCAAAAAGGTCTTAAGCTGCGCCATGCCCACTACTTCGATACCCTGTGCGTGGACGTGGCGGACAAAGCGGCCGTGCTGGCCCGCGCGGACGCGGCAAAGATCAACCTGCGCAGCGACATCCACAACGCCGTCGGCATTACGCTGGATGAAAGCACCACCCGCGACGATATCCTGAACCTGTTCAGCGTGCTGCTGGGTGACGCGCACGGTCTGGACATTGACGCGCTCGACAAAGAAGTTGCGCTCGACAGCCGCTCCATTCAGGACAGCATGCTGCGTAACGACGCCATCCTGACGCACCCGGTCTTCAATCGCTACCACAGCGAGACCGAGATGATGCGTTACATGCACTCTCTGGAGCGCAAGGATCTGGCGCTGAACCAGGCGATGATCCCGCTGGGATCCTGCACCATGAAGCTGAATGCTGCAGCAGAGATGATCCCGATCACCTGGCCTGAATTCTCCGAGCTGCACCCGTTCTGCCCGCCGGAGCAGGCGGAAGGTTATCACGTGATGATTAACCAGCTTTCCGACTGGCTGGTGAAGCTGACCGGTTACGACGCGCTCTGCATGCAGCCGAACTCCGGCGCGCAGGGTGAATATGCGGGCCTGCTGGCAATCCGTCACTATCACGAAAGCCGCAACGAAGGCCATCGCGATATCTGCCTGATCCCAAGCTCCGCCCACGGCACCAACCCGGCTTCAGCCCAGATGGCGGGCATGGAAGTCGTGGTGGTCGCGTGCGATAAGAACGGTAACATCGACCTGGCTGACCTGCGCGCGAAAGCCGAACAGGCGGGCGACAAGCTCTCCTGCATCATGGTGACCTATCCGTCCACCCACGGCGTGTACGAAGAGACCATCCGTGAAGTGTGCGAAGTGGTGCACCAATTCGGCGGTCAGGTATACCTCGACGGCGCGAACATGAACGCGCAGGTGGGCATTACCTCTCCGGGCTTTATCGGCGCGGACGTGTCACACCTTAACCTGCACAAAACCTTCTGCATCCCGCACGGAGGTGGCGGCCCGGGCATGGGCCCAATCGGCGTGAAGGCGCACCTGGCACCGTTTGTCCCAGGCCACAGCGTTGTGCAGATCGAAGGCATGCTGACCCGTCAGGGCGCGGTCTCTGCGGCACCGTTCGGTAGCGCCTCTATCCTGCCAATCAGCTGGATGTACATCCGCATGATGGGTGCGGAAGGGCTGAAGCAGGCGAGCCAGGTGGCCATTCTGAACGCCAACTACATTGCGACGCGCCTGAAGTCTGCCTACCCGGTGCTCTATACCGGCCGCGACGGTCGCGTGGCGCACGAGTGCATCCTCGATATTCGTCCGCTGAAAGAGCAGACCGGCATTAGCGAGCTGGACATTGCCAAACGCCTGATCGACTACGGCTTCCACGCGCCTACCATGTCGTTCCCGGTTGCGGGCACGCTGATGGTGGAGCCAACGGAGTCCGAAAGTAAAGCCGAGCTGGACCGCTTTATCGACGCGATGCTGGCCATCCGCATGGAAATTGACCGCGTGCAGGACGGCGAGTGGACGCTGGAAGATAACCCGCTGGTCAACGCTCCGCACACCCAGCACGAGCTGGTGGCCGAGTGGAACCACGGCTATTCCCGCGAGCTGGCCGTCTTCCCGGCAGGCGTGGCGAACAAATACTGGCCGACCGTGAAGCGTCTTGATGATGTCTACGGGGACCGTAACCTGTTCTGCTCCTGCGTACCGATGAGCGAATACCAGTAA
- the gcvH gene encoding glycine cleavage system protein GcvH: MSNVPAELKYSKEHEWLRKEADGTYTVGITEHAQELLGDMVFVDLPDVGTTVSAGDDCAVAESVKAASDIYAPVSGEIVAVNDALSDSPELVNSEPYEGGWIFKIKASDESQVAALLDATAYEALLEDE; encoded by the coding sequence ATGAGCAATGTGCCAGCAGAACTGAAATACAGCAAAGAACACGAGTGGCTGCGTAAAGAGGCGGACGGCACTTACACCGTCGGGATCACCGAGCACGCGCAGGAGCTGCTGGGCGACATGGTGTTTGTTGACCTGCCTGACGTGGGCACGACCGTGAGCGCGGGCGACGACTGCGCCGTGGCGGAGTCCGTAAAAGCGGCATCAGACATCTACGCACCGGTAAGCGGTGAGATTGTTGCAGTCAACGACGCGCTGAGCGACTCCCCGGAGCTGGTCAACAGCGAGCCTTATGAAGGCGGCTGGATCTTCAAGATCAAAGCCAGCGACGAATCCCAGGTTGCCGCGCTGCTGGATGCGACCGCATACGAAGCACTACTGGAAGACGAATAA
- the trhA gene encoding PAQR family membrane homeostasis protein TrhA, which yields MVSRPLIAQGYSLAEEIANSISHGIGLVFGIVGLVLLLVQAVDANASAMAITSYSLYGGSMILLFLASTLYHAIPHQRAKMWLKKFDHCAIYLLIAGTYTPFLLVGLNSPLSRGLMIVIWSLALLGILFKLTIAHRFKVLSLVTYLTMGWLSLIVVYQLAIKLSIGGVTLLALGGVVYSLGVIFYVCKRIPYNHAIWHGFVLGGSVCHFLAIYLYVGQV from the coding sequence ATGGTGAGCAGACCATTAATCGCACAGGGATATTCGCTGGCTGAGGAAATAGCCAACAGCATCAGCCACGGCATTGGCCTGGTGTTTGGGATTGTCGGTTTAGTGTTATTGCTGGTGCAGGCGGTAGACGCCAATGCCAGCGCGATGGCTATTACCAGCTACAGCCTCTATGGCGGGAGCATGATCCTGCTGTTTCTGGCCTCGACGCTGTATCACGCGATCCCGCATCAGCGGGCCAAGATGTGGCTCAAGAAATTTGACCACTGCGCTATCTACCTTCTCATTGCAGGTACCTACACGCCGTTTCTGCTGGTGGGGCTCAACTCACCGCTGTCGCGCGGGCTGATGATCGTTATCTGGAGCCTGGCGCTGCTCGGGATCCTGTTTAAGCTCACCATCGCGCACCGGTTTAAGGTGCTGTCGCTGGTCACCTATCTGACCATGGGCTGGCTGTCGCTGATCGTGGTGTACCAGCTGGCAATCAAACTGTCGATAGGGGGCGTAACGCTTCTGGCCTTAGGCGGCGTGGTGTATTCGCTCGGCGTCATTTTCTACGTCTGCAAGCGCATTCCGTACAACCATGCTATCTGGCACGGCTTTGTGCTGGGCGGCAGCGTGTGCCACTTTTTGGCGATTTATTTGTACGTGGGGCAGGTGTAG
- a CDS encoding 6-phospho-beta-glucosidase produces the protein MKKLTLPKDFLWGGAVAAHQVEGGWNKGGKGPSICDVLTGGAHGVPREITQDVVPGKYYPNHEAIDFHGHYKEDIKLFAEMGFKCFRTSIAWTRIFPNGDETQPNEEGLKFYDDMFDELLKYNIEPVITLSHFEMPLHLVKEYGSWTNRKVVDFYVRFAEVVFERYKNKVKYWMTFNEINNQRNWRAPLFGYCCSGVVYTEHENPEETMYQVLHHQFVASALAVKAARRINPEMKVGCMLAMVALYPFSCKPEDVMFAQESMRERYVFTDVQLRGYYPSYVLNEWERRGFSIKMEAGDEQILREGTCDYLGFSYYMTNAVKAEGGTGDAISGFEGSVPNPHVKASDWGWQIDPVGLRYSLCELYERYQKPLFIVENGFGAYDKVEEDGSINDDYRIDYLRAHVEEMIKAVTHDGVDLMGYTPWGCIDCVSFTTGQYSKRYGFIYVNKHDDGTGDMSRSRKKSFEWYKGVIASNGEAL, from the coding sequence ATGAAAAAATTGACCTTACCAAAAGATTTTTTATGGGGTGGCGCGGTTGCCGCTCACCAGGTTGAAGGCGGCTGGAACAAAGGCGGCAAAGGGCCAAGCATTTGCGACGTATTAACCGGCGGCGCACACGGCGTGCCGCGCGAAATCACGCAGGACGTGGTGCCGGGAAAATACTATCCCAACCATGAAGCGATTGATTTCCACGGCCATTACAAAGAAGACATCAAGCTGTTTGCCGAGATGGGCTTCAAGTGTTTCCGCACCTCGATTGCCTGGACGCGTATCTTCCCGAACGGTGACGAAACGCAGCCAAACGAAGAAGGGCTGAAGTTTTACGACGACATGTTCGATGAGCTGCTGAAATACAACATCGAACCGGTGATCACCCTCTCCCACTTCGAAATGCCGCTGCACCTGGTGAAGGAGTACGGCAGCTGGACCAACCGTAAAGTGGTCGATTTCTATGTACGCTTCGCGGAAGTGGTCTTCGAGCGCTACAAAAACAAGGTCAAATACTGGATGACCTTCAACGAAATCAACAACCAGCGTAACTGGCGCGCCCCGCTCTTCGGCTACTGCTGCTCGGGCGTGGTCTATACGGAACATGAAAATCCGGAAGAGACCATGTACCAGGTCCTGCATCATCAGTTTGTGGCCAGCGCCCTGGCGGTGAAGGCCGCGCGCCGCATCAACCCGGAGATGAAAGTCGGCTGCATGCTGGCGATGGTGGCGCTCTATCCGTTCTCCTGCAAACCGGAAGACGTGATGTTCGCCCAGGAATCGATGCGCGAGCGCTACGTCTTTACCGACGTCCAGCTGCGCGGCTACTACCCGTCCTACGTGCTGAACGAATGGGAGCGTCGTGGCTTCTCCATCAAAATGGAAGCGGGTGACGAGCAGATCCTGCGCGAAGGCACCTGCGACTACCTGGGCTTCAGCTACTACATGACCAACGCAGTGAAGGCGGAAGGCGGTACCGGCGATGCCATTTCCGGCTTCGAAGGCAGCGTGCCGAACCCGCACGTGAAGGCCTCCGACTGGGGCTGGCAGATTGACCCGGTGGGCCTGCGCTATTCTCTGTGCGAACTGTACGAGCGTTACCAGAAGCCGCTGTTTATCGTTGAAAACGGCTTCGGTGCCTACGACAAGGTGGAAGAAGACGGCAGCATCAACGATGACTATCGCATCGACTACCTGCGTGCCCACGTGGAGGAGATGATCAAAGCCGTCACCCACGATGGCGTCGATCTGATGGGCTATACGCCATGGGGCTGTATCGACTGCGTGTCGTTCACCACCGGCCAGTACAGCAAGCGCTACGGCTTTATCTACGTGAACAAGCACGACGACGGCACGGGCGACATGTCGCGTTCCCGCAAGAAGAGCTTCGAGTGGTATAAAGGCGTGATTGCCAGCAACGGCGAGGCGCTGTGA
- a CDS encoding MurR/RpiR family transcriptional regulator yields the protein MFTHSAIASLNNLEMMVYNYVIKNRDKVMYMTIRELADAAGVSTTTILRFCRKLNCEGYSEFRVRFKLYLEQNEPQQANFGASEIISFFKSVNNEEFDALLDNAVDIILSSERIIFVGAGTSGSLAKYGARFFSNIGKFSNHIDDPYFPVTNDMAKNALAIVLSVSGETEEILRFASQFSLHHCKVLSITSHEHSRLAKLADFNLSWHVPQTRIAGVYDITTQIPVIYILESLGRKLAKKLAE from the coding sequence ATGTTCACCCACTCCGCCATTGCCAGTCTCAATAACCTGGAGATGATGGTCTACAACTATGTCATTAAAAACCGTGACAAAGTCATGTACATGACCATCCGCGAGCTGGCGGATGCGGCGGGTGTCTCGACGACCACTATCCTGCGCTTTTGCCGCAAGCTTAACTGCGAAGGCTACTCGGAGTTTCGCGTGCGCTTTAAGCTCTATCTCGAGCAGAATGAACCCCAGCAGGCGAACTTTGGCGCCAGCGAAATTATCAGCTTCTTTAAAAGCGTAAATAATGAAGAGTTCGACGCGTTATTAGATAATGCGGTCGATATTATTTTATCGTCGGAACGCATTATATTTGTCGGCGCAGGAACGTCAGGCTCGCTGGCAAAATATGGCGCACGTTTCTTTTCTAATATCGGAAAATTCAGTAACCATATTGATGACCCTTATTTCCCGGTCACCAATGACATGGCGAAAAATGCGCTGGCGATTGTGCTCTCCGTCTCGGGTGAGACCGAGGAGATCCTGCGCTTCGCCAGCCAGTTTAGCCTGCATCACTGCAAGGTGCTCTCCATTACCAGCCACGAGCACTCGCGTCTCGCAAAACTGGCGGACTTTAATCTCTCCTGGCACGTTCCCCAGACGCGTATTGCAGGCGTCTACGATATCACCACGCAAATTCCCGTCATCTATATTCTGGAATCTCTCGGCCGTAAGCTGGCGAAGAAACTTGCAGAATAA
- a CDS encoding SDR family oxidoreductase yields the protein MGIALVTGASRGIGKATALQLAREGYTVAVNYHHNIKAATDVINQIVEAGGKAFAVRADISDEAQVLAMFESLDREGEPLTALVNNAGILFEQSTIENLSAERINRVLATNVTGYFLCCREAVKRMSFKHGGKGGAIVNVSSAASRLGAPGEYVDYAASKGAVDSLTTGLSLEVAAQGIRVNCVRPGLIYTDIHASGGEPGRVDRVKALLPMQRGGQPEEVAQAIVWLLSEKASYVTGSFIELAGGK from the coding sequence ATGGGCATTGCACTTGTGACCGGCGCCAGCCGGGGCATTGGGAAAGCCACTGCGCTGCAGCTGGCCCGTGAAGGCTACACCGTGGCGGTGAACTATCATCACAACATTAAGGCCGCAACGGATGTGATCAACCAGATTGTTGAGGCGGGCGGTAAAGCCTTTGCCGTTCGGGCAGACATCAGTGATGAAGCTCAGGTGCTGGCGATGTTTGAAAGCCTCGATCGTGAAGGCGAGCCGCTGACCGCGCTGGTGAATAATGCGGGGATTCTGTTTGAGCAATCCACCATTGAGAATCTCTCCGCCGAGCGCATTAACCGCGTCCTGGCGACCAACGTCACGGGCTACTTCCTCTGCTGCCGGGAAGCGGTAAAACGCATGTCCTTCAAACATGGCGGCAAGGGCGGGGCGATAGTGAATGTCTCTTCCGCGGCGTCCCGCCTGGGCGCACCGGGGGAATATGTGGATTACGCCGCGTCCAAGGGGGCGGTGGATTCGCTGACAACGGGGCTGTCGCTGGAGGTGGCGGCGCAGGGCATTCGAGTCAACTGCGTCCGTCCGGGCCTGATCTATACCGATATTCATGCTTCGGGCGGAGAACCGGGGCGAGTGGACCGCGTGAAAGCGTTACTGCCGATGCAGCGCGGCGGCCAGCCGGAAGAGGTCGCCCAGGCGATTGTCTGGCTGCTGAGCGAAAAGGCGTCGTACGTGACGGGGAGTTTTATTGAGTTAGCGGGCGGGAAATAA
- the ubiI gene encoding FAD-dependent 2-octaprenylphenol hydroxylase, giving the protein MQNVDVAIVGGGMVGLALACGLQGSGLRVAVLEQKQPQPVAPDAPPELRVSAINAASEKLLTHLGVWADIVAYRASCYHGMEVWDKDSFGHIAFDDESMGYSHLGHIVENAVIHHALWQKAQQCSDVTLIAPAQIQQVAWGENEAFITLQSGDMLTARLVVGADGANSWLRNKADIPLTYWDYRHHALVATIRTEEAHGGVARQIFHNDGILAFLPLADPHLCSIVWSLVPEKAQQMHEATPEAFNQALCVAFDNRLGLCTLESERQVFPLTGRYARQFAAHRLALVGDAAHTIHPLAGQGVNLGFMDAAELVEELRRLHREGKDIGQHLYLRRYERSRKHSAAMMLAGMQGFRELFAGSNPAKKLLRDIGLKLADTLPGVKPQLLRQAMGLNDLPDWLR; this is encoded by the coding sequence GTGCAAAATGTTGATGTCGCCATCGTTGGCGGCGGAATGGTTGGACTGGCATTGGCCTGCGGATTACAGGGCAGCGGCCTGCGCGTGGCGGTGCTGGAGCAAAAGCAGCCTCAGCCCGTTGCACCGGATGCGCCGCCGGAACTCCGCGTCTCGGCGATCAATGCGGCCAGCGAAAAGCTGCTGACGCACCTTGGCGTCTGGGCAGATATTGTGGCTTACCGCGCCAGCTGCTATCACGGCATGGAAGTGTGGGATAAAGACAGCTTTGGTCATATTGCTTTTGACGATGAAAGCATGGGCTATAGCCATCTGGGGCACATCGTTGAAAACGCGGTGATCCACCACGCGCTCTGGCAGAAAGCACAGCAGTGCAGCGACGTGACGCTGATTGCGCCTGCGCAGATCCAGCAGGTGGCGTGGGGCGAAAACGAGGCGTTTATCACCCTGCAGAGTGGCGACATGCTGACCGCGCGTCTGGTGGTCGGTGCTGACGGTGCCAACTCCTGGCTGCGTAATAAAGCCGATATCCCGCTGACGTACTGGGATTACCGCCATCATGCTCTGGTCGCGACGATCCGTACCGAAGAGGCGCACGGAGGCGTGGCGCGCCAGATTTTCCACAACGATGGCATACTGGCGTTCCTGCCGCTTGCCGATCCGCACCTGTGCTCAATTGTCTGGTCCCTGGTGCCGGAAAAAGCCCAGCAGATGCATGAGGCGACGCCGGAGGCCTTTAACCAGGCGCTGTGCGTGGCCTTTGATAACCGCCTTGGCCTGTGCACGCTTGAAAGCGAGCGTCAGGTATTCCCGTTAACCGGCCGCTACGCGCGCCAGTTTGCGGCGCACCGTCTGGCGCTGGTGGGGGATGCGGCGCATACCATTCATCCGCTGGCCGGGCAGGGGGTTAACCTTGGCTTTATGGACGCGGCGGAGCTGGTAGAAGAGCTGCGTCGCCTGCATCGTGAAGGCAAAGATATCGGCCAGCATCTCTACCTGCGTCGCTACGAGCGCAGCCGCAAGCACAGCGCGGCAATGATGCTGGCGGGCATGCAGGGCTTCCGCGAGCTGTTTGCCGGGTCAAATCCGGCGAAGAAATTGCTGCGCGACATCGGCCTTAAGCTTGCTGACACCCTTCCGGGTGTTAAACCTCAACTCCTCCGTCAGGCGATGGGTCTGAACGACCTCCCGGACTGGCTGCGTTAA
- the ygfZ gene encoding tRNA-modifying protein YgfZ, whose protein sequence is MAFTPFSPRQPAASARLPLTLISLDDWALATLTGADAEKYLQGQVTADVSQMTEHQHLLAAHCDPKGKMWSNLRLFRRQDGFAFIERRSLRDAQLKELKKYAVFSKVTIAADDEHVLLGVAGFQARAALKNLFSELPDAEKQLVSEGATSILWFEHPAERFLLVTDAATAERVTEALRGEAQLNNSQQWLALNIEAGLPIIDAANSAQFIPQATNLQALGGISFKKGCYTGQEMVARAKFRGANKRALWTLAGHASRVPEAGEDLELKMGENWRRTGTVLAAVQLEDGRLLVQAVMNNDMEADSVFRVRDDVNTLSIEPLPYSLEE, encoded by the coding sequence ATGGCCTTTACACCATTTTCTCCTCGCCAGCCCGCCGCCTCTGCGCGTCTGCCGCTGACGCTTATTTCTCTTGATGACTGGGCGCTGGCAACGCTCACCGGTGCCGACGCCGAAAAATATCTGCAGGGCCAGGTGACCGCCGACGTCAGCCAGATGACCGAACACCAGCACCTGCTGGCCGCCCATTGCGACCCAAAAGGCAAAATGTGGAGCAACCTGCGTCTGTTCCGCCGTCAGGACGGCTTTGCCTTTATTGAGCGCCGCAGCCTGCGAGACGCCCAGCTCAAAGAGCTGAAAAAATACGCGGTCTTTTCCAAAGTCACCATTGCCGCAGACGACGAACATGTCCTGCTGGGTGTGGCCGGCTTCCAGGCGCGTGCGGCGCTGAAAAACCTGTTCAGCGAACTGCCGGATGCCGAAAAGCAGCTCGTCAGCGAAGGCGCCACCTCAATCCTGTGGTTTGAACACCCGGCGGAGCGTTTCCTGTTAGTCACGGATGCGGCAACTGCCGAACGCGTGACCGAAGCGCTGCGCGGCGAAGCGCAGCTCAACAACAGCCAGCAGTGGCTGGCGCTGAACATCGAAGCGGGTCTGCCGATCATTGACGCTGCAAACAGCGCGCAGTTTATTCCTCAGGCAACGAACTTACAGGCGCTGGGCGGCATCAGCTTTAAAAAAGGCTGCTACACCGGCCAGGAGATGGTCGCGCGTGCGAAATTCCGCGGGGCAAACAAACGCGCGCTGTGGACGCTGGCGGGACATGCCAGCCGCGTCCCTGAAGCGGGTGAAGATTTAGAGCTGAAGATGGGTGAAAACTGGCGCCGTACCGGCACCGTATTAGCCGCCGTACAGCTGGAGGATGGACGTCTTCTGGTACAGGCCGTTATGAATAACGACATGGAAGCGGACAGCGTGTTCCGCGTGCGTGACGATGTGAACACACTGAGCATCGAGCCGCTGCCGTATTCTCTGGAAGAGTGA